ATAGTTTTTTCTTATAAGTTCCTCTATTTTTACAGAGGTCTTTCTATTTATTGTAACTGTTTCTGTAAGTAGGTTATTCAGAATCTTTATTTTCATGTATAACTTCCTTATGTTTAATTTGGCCTGGGAATTTACCAAGTCTAATTTTAATAAAGTGATATATCTCCTTTGCTACATTAACATTGCAAGTCTGCTCAAGACCTTCAAACCCAGGGGAGGAGTTAACTTCACAAATTCTAAAATGATCCCCATCAAATAGTAGATCGACACCTGCTATATCAAGTCCTAAAAGCCTTGATGCCTCAGTTGCTAACCACTCAATCTCTGGAGTAATTGGGTGGGATTTTACACTACCACCTGCGGAGTAATTTGCTTTAAAATCCTCATTTGCAGAAGTTCTTTCCATACATGCAATAGCTCTACCTCCAAGGGTGAATACCCTTAAATCCCTACCATAACTATCTTGCATAAACTCCTGAATTATTACGTTAACCTTTGAGTTTGTAACTTCTATTAATTGCATAAGATCTTCAAAGTTTTTTCTCTTTTCTGATAAAAAGACACCCTTTCCCTGGGAACCGGATAGAGTTTTAATAACAACAGGAAATCCAATTGTTTTCTCTACTAGGTCAGAGTCTACAGGGAATTTTACCAACATTGTTTTAGGTACTGGTATATTATTTTCTGCAAGTATCTGTTGGGTAAATAACTTATCCTTAACCATGTCTATATGGGTGGATGTATTAAAACACCTAACTCCTAGACGCTCAAGGTGCCTAATAACGGCTAATGCAAAGTAGGTTGTACCTGCTCCCATTCTTGGAAGAACAAAGTCAGGAAGGGCCGTAGGTTTCCCATCAACTAGGATACTTTTTCTATCCTCCCTTGTTACAACTAAATCAATCTGTTCTGGTTCTAATACCCGAATCTCAATATTCTCTTCTTTTGCAGCCTGTACCAATTTATTAATTTCGTACATCTCAGGTTTTATCTCTGTATCGTTAACCCTATATAAAATCCAACCAAGCATTTTAAATTCTCCATAATTGTCAAAAAGACTGATGAATAATCTACCTAAAATTTATTTCTGTCAATATGTTAAAAGCAATTCCGATAATAATAATATGTTTGGATTATTTAATCGTGGTTTATCAAAGGAAGAGATTGCAAAAACTCTAAAAAAAATACGAAAAGAGTACAATAATTACATTGTATCTTACATGAAGTCATCAAGGGCCAAGGATGAGTTCGAAAGTAGATATCTCTTTGCTGTGAAATATAAAGAGAGTATGCCTCTGTTTTTTAAGAATGAAATAGACATTCTAACAAAACTTATCGAGTTAGAAGAGGAGAAAAGAGCACAAAAAAAACGGGATTTAGAGGAAGCCCAAAAAAGACGAGATAGAAGGAAAAATGGTGATTTTGCTGATAAGATTTTAAAGGAGTTTGAAGAACGAATTAAACTATACCCAGAAGTAAACATTACCAGCGAAGCTAGTATAGAGGTAAAAAAACTCTTTGGTGCATTAAAGGTTTTTGAGGATAGGTACTGGAATAGCTTTAGTCGATATATTAAGCTAGCCTCTCCAATGGGCAGGATAGTTGACCACCTGGAGAATGATTTGTGGTTGTTAATTGGAACAGCCAATAAAAACTCTCCAGTTTTAGATAAATATATATTTTTATTAGAGAGAAAAGAGTTAGACTTAAAGGCAATATCTATAGCGGAGCAGGCGTGTATGAAGCAGGTAGCATTTCTACTTAATGATCTTTTAGAGTTATATAGAAGAAGTATAATAGAGGTTGTTCCTCCAAGTAGTGCAGTTGATGGTTATAATTATATTAGTCAAATAGTATTTAACTTTAGATTAGCAGAACTTAAAAAGGGTTAATACTCTAATAAAGAGTTTACAAAACCAAAGGATGATTGCCTGCTCTCTACAGTTATCCAATCTTCTCTACTGTTTTGGTCATTAAATCCCACCCGATTTAATGACCTTGTAGTAGTAGAGTCTCCAATATAGATTACATCATCGGGGAATAAATATTCACTCTCCCCAATCCACATATCAATATCTGAAACCTCATCGATTCTATCTAGGGTCTTTTTTAAACCAAAGTTTCTATTGTTTTTTGTATCATCATTTCGGTTTTTAGAATATATAACAACATCCAAGGGTTTACCAAATGGAGAGTCGTAAATGGATATCACACCGTTTGTTGAGGATAGTTTAAAGTTATCAATTCTTATATCTCTAACCCCTTGTATAAACTTTTTATCATGTTCAATATTTATATTATCTATCTCAATACATGGGGTAGGATAGTTATCACTTACTGTTCTAATAACAATGTACTCTCCAGCTGTAACCTCTATATCGGGAAATATAAATATAGAGTCATAGCTACTACTTGTTCCATTAAAAAGTGTTACTCCAGAAAGGTTACCACCCTCTTTAATATAGAGTTCCACCTTATTTGGATTAGTTTTAGATCCTTTTGTTATAAACTCGTTAATAATAAGGTTAGGCAGCCTGGGATTAAACCCATAAAACTTAGATATAAAGGATAGGGTATTTCTATTTTTATCCTCTATTCTAAACTCACTCAAATACTCCTTTCCTGGTATTAGATCAGAAGAGAACTCAATTGAGATTTTAGAACCTTGAGAATTAATACTCTTTATTAGTAATCCCTCCCTAGATATATATGATTCGGATATAAATGTAATATCCTCATTACTTATTATTTCAAGCTTATTAACAGTAACAGTATCAACATTATTTAAAAAAGGTGGTGTTATATCAAGTTGTTGATTTATAACTGTTTCAAAATTATCACAACCTACCAATACAACTGTTACTAAAAAAAATATAAAATTTCGCATATTAAACCTCTATATCTTTAATAGGCAAAATATTTCCGCAAATTCTCCTGTTTTTTTTGTTTTTCTTTCCGATATTAATTATATGAGAAAATATTTGATCCCAATTTATATAGTGCTATTAACAATTCCTCTACTCGCCCAAGAGTTCGATTTAACCCTTCTACCTGAAGATACATACATAGAGAGCAGGGAAGGGGAGGATGGACTACATCTTTTTGTTAATAAAAAAGGAGATATTAACTCTATACTCTTAACCGAGTCTACAGAGGACCCTACAAAGGAGAGAAGTGTTTTTGCTCTAAGGGATTTTGATGAGAATATTACTGTTAAGGATGAAGATAGGTTATTAAACGGTATACTACTAGATAAGAGTTATAACTTTTTAATCGACTCAACACCAGAGGAGAATGAAGTCTTTGGTTTAGCTTTTCATATATATATACCTAAAGGAGTCTCCTACGGTTACCCATGGTCTAGAGAGGGACAGATAGATATGGGTGAGGGTAGCTGGTTAAATATTAGAACCTTCCCAAAAAAGTTTGGTAACTATGAAGGTGGTTTTAAAGATAATCCTTTTATTATTCGTCTCTATGAAGAAGCTATCGAGGAACCTATTGTTGAAGCACCAGAGGATGAGTCTATTTTCGAAGAGATTGCAAGGGAGACAGCTGGCGACTACTCTGAGGAGTATGACGGAGATGGGGCTGTTACTAAAATAGGGGAGATATTAGACCGATATAAGGGCTTAGATGTTGATCTTGCACTAGTTATCGACTCTACAGTTAGTATGAAGGATGATGTAGAGTTTATAAGGTTAAAGCTAATCCCCTTAGTTAAGGATAAGATAGCTGGTTTTAAATCTGTAAGAATAGGTGTAATGCTCTATAGAGATTATAAAGAGGCGTACTTAACAAGAAAATTTGATTTTGTTGATAATTTTGATAAGGCACAGATGATTCTAGACTCCATTAAGGTTCAAGGTGGTAGAGATATACCTGAAGCGGTCTTTGAAGCTCTATACGCTGCACAGACAACTATGGATTGGCAAAATAGTGAAAAGGTCATAGTTCAAGTAGGAGATGCTCCTCCCCATCCTGAACCTAGGGGAGATATAACTAGCGAAATGGTTTATGAAGAGTCTCGAAGTAAAAATATATCCATATATCCAATTTTATTAAAAGATGAAAAAAGGGATAGTGTTACAAAATAAAAAAAAGCATCTTTAAAGATGCTTTTATTTAAACAGCTTCCTGGTTACTAATAACCTCATCTCTTACAGGGAGGTTTTTCTTTAAATCTTTTAGGAACTCTTTTAGATCACCCATTGGTTCATAATACTCACAAGATTCTGGAGTTCTTCTAGCTATGGTAAAATATTTATATAACTTTTCCTCACCTAACTTTTTTTTCCATAAACCAGCAGTACATCTAACTCTCAAAACATGTCCTTGATCGGTTTCTGCAGGTACTAATTTACATCGCATACAGTTAGCACAGTAAATTTTTTCATTCTCACTCATTTTTTTAACTCCCAATTACTTTTTAATTCATTACATTTTTATCGTATTATTAAAATATTACCATGGCAAAAGACCACCGTCAACATTTACTTGTTAAAAATATCGACGGTGGTCCTATATAAAATTAGTTAAACTAGGAAATTTTCCATATTTCTTTGGCGTATTGGTTAATAGTTCTATCTGATGAGAACTTACCAGACTTGGCTATATTTATTAATGACATTTTAGCCCAGCTCTCTTTATCTGTAAAAGCTCTAGAAGCCATGTCTTGGGCAACACAGTATTCTGAGAAATCTTTAATTACATAATAAGGGTCTGGTCTATTACCATCTACACCGTATAGTAGGGAGTCACTAATCGGTTTAAAATCGTTTATACAATCTGTTCCAAAATATCCATTAGTAAGTTGGTCTATAACAAGTTTTAGATCTTTGTTAATAGATAACTCAGCTAGTGGGTTGTAGGAGTGGGTGCTATTAATCTCCTGGATTTGATCAGCTTTTAAACCAAAGATAAATGCATTTTGAACTCCAGCTTCTTCAACTATCTCAACATTTGCTCCATCTAATGTACCAATTGTTACAGCACCGTTTACCATAAATTTCATATTACCGGTTCCTGATGCCTCTTTACCAGCAGTGGAAATTTGTTCAGATAGGTCACATGCTGGGAAAAGTTTTTCTGCAACTGAAACATTATAGTTTTCAATAAAAACAACTTTGATCTTATTGTTTATCTCTTTATCATTATTGATTACTTCTCCAACCCGAGTTATTAATTTAATTATCTGTTTAGCCCTTGCGTAACCTGAGGCTGCTTTTGCTCCAAATATAAATGTTCTTGGTACAAAATCCATATTTGGATTCTCTTTGATTCTATTATATAGATACATAATATGGAAAACATTTAGTAGTTGTCTCTTATACTCATGTAACCTTTTAATCTGTATATCAAAAATTGAGTTTGGATCAACATCAACTCCATTATGCTCTTTTATATACTCTGCAAGTTGAACTTTTTTAGTATGTTTTATCTCCATTAACTCTTTTAAAGCTTTAGAATCATTTGCTAGAGGAAGAAGCTTCTCCATTTCAGAAAACTCAGTTATCCACTTATCCCCAATATTTTTTGTAATAAAGCTTGCTAACTCTGGATTTGATTTTAATAACCAACGTCTCTGGGTTATCCCATTTGTTTTATTATTAAACTTCTCAGGGAACAGTTCATACCAATCTTTTAATTCATGGTTTTTTAAGATCTCAGTATGAAGTGCAGCAACACCATTAACAGAGAATGTTCCTGCAATTGCTAACCACGCCATTTTAACAACACCATGGGATACAATTGACATCCTCTGGGCTCTATCCCAATCTCCAGGATAAGCAGAGTTAACAAATGACATAAATCTTCTATTAATCTCTTCAATAATTTGATATATTCTAGGAAGTAATTTACTAATAATATCAATAGGCCATTTTTCTAAAGCCTCAGCTAGAATTGTATGGTTTGTATAGGCAAAAGTTTTAGAACAAACTTGCCATGCTGTGTCCCAGTCTAGATACTCTTCATCTATTAAAATTCTCATTAATTCAGGTATGGCAATTACTGGGTGGGTATCATTTAATTGAATAACGTTTTTTTCATGGAAATGGGAGAAATCATTTCCATAAATAGTTTTGTACTTTCTTATAATATCATATAAGGAAGCAGAACTAAAAAAGTACTGTTGTCTTAATCTTAATGTCTTTCCACTAGGACCTAGGTCACTTGGATATAGAACCCTAGAGATATCCTCAGCTCTATTTTTTTTCTCAACAGACTCATTGTACATCTCTTTATTAAAAAGCTGTAGTTCAAAACCATCTGGACTATGGGCTTCCCATAACCTTAATGTATTAACAATATCGTTACCGTAACCAATAATAGGCATATCGTATGGTACCGCAGTAACCTTCTCTGTATTTAAAGTTCTAAAGTGTAATTTTCCATTCTCATCAGTAAACGAGTCAACGTGTCCATAAAAGTTTACTTCAACAGAGTCAGCTTCCCTCTTTACAGACCATGGATCGTCATAGTGTAACCAGTTATCTGGGTACTCTACCTGATATCCATTTTCTATTTTTTGTTTGAACATTCCATATTTATATCTAATTCCGTAACCATGTCCATGAAGTCCCAGGGTTGCAAGGGAGTCTAGAAAACATGCGGCTAGTCGACCTAGTCCACCATTTCCTAATCCTGCATCGGATTCAGTATCTTCTATCATATTAAAATCTACTTCAAGGTCGTTTAATACCTCTTTAACCCCTTCTAATATACCAAGGTTAACTAGGTTGTTACTCATTGCACGACCCATTAAAAACTCTGCAGAAAAATAATATGCTTGTTTGCTATCTTTTTTGTATAAATCTTTATTTCTTTCTGACCAAGAACTCCAAATACTACTTAGGGCTGCTCTAGAAACAGAGTAGTATATCTCTTCCCTTGTAGCTGATTCTATATTTCGACCGTAGTCTTTGTCTAACCTGTCTAATACAATCTTCTTAAAATCTTCTTTGTTAAACTGCATTGAGAAAACTCCTTTATTTATATATATAATTAAAGGAGAGTAGATGGATAAAGTCAAGTTGTTAGAAAAAAAATGCCCGGTTTAGGGTAGTCCGGGC
Above is a genomic segment from Thiospirochaeta perfilievii containing:
- a CDS encoding ATP-grasp domain-containing protein; translation: MLGWILYRVNDTEIKPEMYEINKLVQAAKEENIEIRVLEPEQIDLVVTREDRKSILVDGKPTALPDFVLPRMGAGTTYFALAVIRHLERLGVRCFNTSTHIDMVKDKLFTQQILAENNIPVPKTMLVKFPVDSDLVEKTIGFPVVIKTLSGSQGKGVFLSEKRKNFEDLMQLIEVTNSKVNVIIQEFMQDSYGRDLRVFTLGGRAIACMERTSANEDFKANYSAGGSVKSHPITPEIEWLATEASRLLGLDIAGVDLLFDGDHFRICEVNSSPGFEGLEQTCNVNVAKEIYHFIKIRLGKFPGQIKHKEVIHENKDSE
- a CDS encoding vWA domain-containing protein: MRKYLIPIYIVLLTIPLLAQEFDLTLLPEDTYIESREGEDGLHLFVNKKGDINSILLTESTEDPTKERSVFALRDFDENITVKDEDRLLNGILLDKSYNFLIDSTPEENEVFGLAFHIYIPKGVSYGYPWSREGQIDMGEGSWLNIRTFPKKFGNYEGGFKDNPFIIRLYEEAIEEPIVEAPEDESIFEEIARETAGDYSEEYDGDGAVTKIGEILDRYKGLDVDLALVIDSTVSMKDDVEFIRLKLIPLVKDKIAGFKSVRIGVMLYRDYKEAYLTRKFDFVDNFDKAQMILDSIKVQGGRDIPEAVFEALYAAQTTMDWQNSEKVIVQVGDAPPHPEPRGDITSEMVYEESRSKNISIYPILLKDEKRDSVTK
- a CDS encoding glycogen/starch/alpha-glucan phosphorylase, whose amino-acid sequence is MQFNKEDFKKIVLDRLDKDYGRNIESATREEIYYSVSRAALSSIWSSWSERNKDLYKKDSKQAYYFSAEFLMGRAMSNNLVNLGILEGVKEVLNDLEVDFNMIEDTESDAGLGNGGLGRLAACFLDSLATLGLHGHGYGIRYKYGMFKQKIENGYQVEYPDNWLHYDDPWSVKREADSVEVNFYGHVDSFTDENGKLHFRTLNTEKVTAVPYDMPIIGYGNDIVNTLRLWEAHSPDGFELQLFNKEMYNESVEKKNRAEDISRVLYPSDLGPSGKTLRLRQQYFFSSASLYDIIRKYKTIYGNDFSHFHEKNVIQLNDTHPVIAIPELMRILIDEEYLDWDTAWQVCSKTFAYTNHTILAEALEKWPIDIISKLLPRIYQIIEEINRRFMSFVNSAYPGDWDRAQRMSIVSHGVVKMAWLAIAGTFSVNGVAALHTEILKNHELKDWYELFPEKFNNKTNGITQRRWLLKSNPELASFITKNIGDKWITEFSEMEKLLPLANDSKALKELMEIKHTKKVQLAEYIKEHNGVDVDPNSIFDIQIKRLHEYKRQLLNVFHIMYLYNRIKENPNMDFVPRTFIFGAKAASGYARAKQIIKLITRVGEVINNDKEINNKIKVVFIENYNVSVAEKLFPACDLSEQISTAGKEASGTGNMKFMVNGAVTIGTLDGANVEIVEEAGVQNAFIFGLKADQIQEINSTHSYNPLAELSINKDLKLVIDQLTNGYFGTDCINDFKPISDSLLYGVDGNRPDPYYVIKDFSEYCVAQDMASRAFTDKESWAKMSLINIAKSGKFSSDRTINQYAKEIWKIS